In Idiomarina sp. PL1-037, a single genomic region encodes these proteins:
- a CDS encoding heavy metal translocating P-type ATPase, which yields MSKSVRLSVEGMSCGSCASRVDKALNGLDGVEDASVNLASDSAEVTYSDKLSVDELVQAVKSAGYEAHEVVDRDKQMREQREQQAKEMRTLKGQLWLSTLLTLPVFLLAMGNHMVPVFSEWVHNSLGLQTSWWIQLVLTTLVLAVPGARFYKLGVPALFRGAPDMNSLVALGATAAWGYSVVATLVPSWLPSESVNVYFEASAVIVTLILAGRFMEARAKSHTSDAIQRLMSLQSKTARVVRDGEVTEVDIAELGKCDEIEVRPGERIALDGEVSSGDSYVNEAMITGEAEPVHKQKEDKVVGGTLNEKGTLRFKVTATGEGTVLAQIIRMVEQAQGSKLPIQDTVNRITLWFVPAVMLVALLTFVVWYFAASESALTFALVNAVAVLIIACPCAMGLATPTSIMVGTGRGAEMGVLFRQGSALQALQQSKGVIFDKTGTLTEGKPTITEWITLSEFNEKEVLTLAASVEAKSEHPTAEALVNYAKDQDIKVSEPDTFEAISGLGVTGKVDGKTLYIGTSDLMQDNDIALDAEPADAKAWSESGRTPIYVAIDGKLAAVFTQDDPIKSSAKELIKRLHADGLKTAMVTGDAESTAKRIAKELGIDEVVANVKPDGKVDAVKRLKKEWGQVIFVGDGINDAPALASADVGFAIGTGTDVAIESADVVLMSDNLTVVQQAFALSEATMRNIRQNLFWAFAYNTALIPVAAGVLYPFFGILLSPMLAAGAMALSSVFVITNALRLKTVNLEK from the coding sequence TAGACGGCGTTGAAGATGCTTCGGTAAACCTGGCGTCGGACAGTGCTGAAGTAACTTACTCTGACAAGCTGTCGGTGGATGAATTAGTTCAGGCGGTGAAAAGTGCGGGCTACGAGGCGCATGAGGTTGTTGATCGCGATAAGCAAATGCGTGAGCAGCGTGAGCAACAGGCAAAGGAAATGCGTACGTTAAAAGGCCAGTTATGGCTTTCGACTTTGCTGACGTTGCCGGTGTTCCTGCTGGCCATGGGCAACCATATGGTGCCGGTGTTTTCCGAGTGGGTACATAACTCACTCGGCTTGCAAACCAGCTGGTGGATACAGTTAGTGCTTACTACCCTGGTATTAGCGGTTCCCGGCGCACGCTTTTATAAATTGGGTGTTCCCGCGCTATTCCGGGGCGCACCGGATATGAACTCTTTGGTGGCACTGGGCGCCACGGCGGCCTGGGGCTATTCGGTGGTGGCAACTTTGGTGCCTTCGTGGTTGCCGAGTGAGTCCGTGAACGTTTACTTCGAAGCCTCGGCGGTTATTGTCACCTTGATCCTGGCCGGGCGCTTTATGGAAGCACGGGCTAAAAGCCACACCTCCGATGCTATTCAGCGTTTAATGAGTCTGCAAAGCAAAACAGCGCGAGTGGTGCGTGACGGCGAAGTGACCGAAGTCGATATTGCCGAGCTGGGCAAGTGCGATGAAATTGAGGTACGTCCGGGTGAACGCATTGCTCTGGATGGTGAAGTATCTTCCGGTGACAGTTATGTCAACGAGGCTATGATAACCGGTGAAGCCGAACCGGTGCACAAGCAAAAAGAAGACAAAGTCGTTGGTGGAACGCTGAACGAAAAAGGCACTTTGCGTTTTAAAGTAACGGCTACCGGTGAAGGAACCGTGCTGGCGCAGATCATCCGTATGGTCGAGCAGGCGCAGGGTAGTAAATTGCCGATTCAGGACACAGTGAACCGCATTACCCTGTGGTTTGTTCCTGCAGTTATGCTGGTGGCCTTGCTGACTTTTGTGGTGTGGTATTTTGCTGCCAGTGAGTCAGCACTCACTTTTGCACTGGTTAATGCTGTCGCCGTCCTGATTATTGCCTGCCCTTGTGCCATGGGTCTGGCGACACCCACGTCTATTATGGTGGGCACAGGCCGCGGTGCGGAGATGGGTGTGTTGTTCCGTCAGGGTAGTGCCCTGCAGGCGTTGCAACAATCCAAAGGCGTTATCTTTGATAAAACAGGTACGCTGACCGAAGGCAAGCCGACTATTACAGAGTGGATTACCCTAAGCGAGTTTAACGAAAAAGAGGTGCTGACATTAGCGGCTTCGGTTGAAGCTAAATCCGAGCATCCTACGGCAGAAGCTTTGGTGAATTATGCCAAAGACCAGGACATTAAAGTCAGCGAGCCGGATACCTTTGAGGCTATTTCAGGTTTGGGGGTCACGGGAAAAGTAGATGGTAAAACGCTTTACATTGGCACCAGCGACCTGATGCAGGACAACGACATTGCGCTGGATGCTGAGCCTGCAGATGCTAAAGCATGGTCAGAGAGTGGACGCACCCCGATTTATGTCGCAATAGACGGTAAGCTGGCGGCCGTATTTACTCAGGACGATCCGATTAAATCGAGTGCCAAAGAATTGATTAAGCGCCTACACGCCGACGGCCTGAAAACCGCCATGGTAACCGGTGACGCTGAGTCTACCGCAAAACGCATTGCCAAGGAGTTGGGTATTGACGAAGTGGTTGCCAATGTAAAACCCGATGGCAAAGTGGATGCGGTTAAGCGCCTGAAAAAAGAATGGGGTCAGGTTATATTTGTGGGGGACGGTATTAACGACGCTCCTGCACTGGCCTCCGCGGACGTGGGTTTTGCTATTGGGACCGGTACAGACGTCGCTATTGAATCTGCCGATGTGGTGCTAATGTCTGATAATCTGACCGTGGTACAACAGGCCTTTGCTTTGTCTGAAGCCACCATGCGCAACATTCGTCAGAATTTATTCTGGGCTTTTGCTTATAATACCGCACTGATCCCTGTCGCCGCGGGCGTACTGTATCCGTTTTTCGGTATTTTACTGTCACCTATGCTGGCAGCGGGTGCCATGGCGTTATCCAGTGTGTTCGTGATAACTAACGCGCTGCGGCTTAAAACCGTGAATTTAGAGAAGTAA
- the murI gene encoding glutamate racemase, whose product MKVGVFDSGVGGLTVARSLQQSGCFSELLYYGDTARVPYGSKDSNTVTRYALEAVEFFNGADVDCLVVACNTVSVTALEQMQKFSNKPVYGVLEPGVMVLEQLQGIDTSARVLVIATRSTINSGAYQQQIQALGYNQVEALPTPLFVPIVEEELYDGPILQETFKHYFGKLEQPDVVLLGCTHFPLIAKSISAYFNGAKTIHSGEAMLAWLKQHLDLSAQFDTTPLHIIATENVDAVKRTATRWGLKL is encoded by the coding sequence ATGAAAGTCGGGGTTTTTGATAGCGGTGTCGGTGGTTTAACCGTGGCTCGATCGTTGCAACAAAGCGGTTGTTTCAGTGAACTGCTGTATTATGGAGACACCGCCCGCGTGCCTTACGGTAGCAAGGACAGCAATACGGTGACGCGCTATGCGCTGGAAGCGGTTGAGTTTTTTAATGGCGCCGATGTGGATTGTCTGGTGGTGGCCTGTAACACCGTGAGTGTGACCGCTCTGGAGCAAATGCAGAAGTTCTCCAATAAGCCAGTGTACGGGGTACTGGAGCCCGGTGTAATGGTTTTGGAGCAACTGCAGGGTATTGATACCAGTGCCAGAGTGTTGGTTATTGCTACGCGATCGACTATAAACTCCGGTGCTTACCAGCAACAGATACAGGCTTTAGGTTACAACCAGGTGGAGGCCCTGCCCACGCCGTTGTTTGTGCCTATTGTTGAAGAAGAGCTCTACGATGGTCCGATACTGCAGGAAACGTTCAAGCATTATTTTGGCAAGCTTGAACAGCCCGATGTGGTGCTACTGGGCTGTACTCATTTTCCGTTGATAGCCAAGAGCATTTCAGCTTATTTCAATGGCGCCAAAACCATCCACTCCGGCGAAGCCATGCTGGCCTGGCTGAAGCAACATCTGGACCTAAGCGCCCAGTTTGACACCACTCCACTGCACATTATAGCCACTGAAAACGTCGACGCCGTAAAACGCACCGCCACCCGCTGGGGCCTGAAGCTGTAG
- a CDS encoding NAD-dependent malic enzyme, translating into MPQTQRPLYIPYSGPNLLETPLLNKGSAFSREERAAFNLTGLLPPRYESIEEQAERAYMQYRSFETPINKHIYLRAIQDNNETLFYRLLTDHLEEMMPIIYTPTVGDACEKFSDIYRSSRGLFISYSERDQIDDILRNATKQKVKVIVVTDGERILGLGDQGIGGMGIPIGKLSLYTACGGISPAYTLPVMLDVGTNNEKLLEDPMYMGARHKRIEQDEYDEFLDKFIKAVTRRWPGVMLQFEDFAQPNAMPLLRRYRDEICCFNDDIQGTASVTVGTLLAACRQKGKKLSEQKVVFVGAGSAGCGIAEQIMIQMTAEGLSEEQAKKQIFMVDRFGLVMDTMDGLRDFQQALAQKTSDLNAWEYSGDYPSLLDVMHCAEPDILIGVSGQAGLFTEQVISTMAKNVERPIIFPLSNPSRHVEAHPTDVLKWSEGRAIVATGSPFGEVEYDGRIYPIAQCNNSYIFPGIGLGVLAVKSERVSDEMLRVASKTLANASPSANGKGEALLPAFNDLTQLSKDIAFAVGKVAQQEGLALEIDEDTLRERIDNNFWKPEYRFYKRVSI; encoded by the coding sequence ATGCCGCAGACGCAGCGTCCGCTTTATATTCCGTATTCTGGTCCTAACTTGTTGGAAACCCCGTTACTGAACAAGGGCAGTGCCTTTAGTCGGGAAGAGCGTGCCGCGTTTAACCTGACGGGCTTGTTGCCACCTCGTTATGAGAGTATTGAGGAGCAGGCCGAGCGGGCTTACATGCAGTACAGAAGCTTTGAAACGCCCATTAACAAGCACATTTATCTGCGCGCTATTCAGGACAACAACGAAACCCTGTTCTATCGTTTATTGACGGATCATCTGGAAGAGATGATGCCGATTATCTACACCCCGACGGTGGGTGATGCCTGTGAGAAGTTCTCAGATATTTACCGCAGCTCACGCGGTTTATTTATTTCCTATTCTGAACGCGATCAGATTGACGATATTCTGCGCAATGCCACTAAACAAAAAGTGAAAGTGATTGTGGTGACCGACGGTGAGCGCATTCTGGGCTTAGGCGACCAGGGTATAGGCGGCATGGGTATTCCTATTGGAAAGCTCTCGCTGTACACCGCTTGCGGCGGAATTAGCCCTGCGTATACGCTGCCGGTGATGCTGGATGTTGGTACCAATAATGAAAAATTGCTGGAAGACCCTATGTATATGGGCGCTCGGCATAAGCGTATTGAGCAGGACGAATACGACGAATTCCTCGACAAGTTCATAAAAGCGGTGACCAGACGCTGGCCGGGTGTGATGCTGCAGTTTGAGGATTTTGCTCAGCCTAACGCCATGCCTTTATTGCGTCGTTATCGCGACGAAATCTGCTGTTTTAATGACGACATTCAGGGCACCGCGTCTGTGACGGTGGGCACCTTGCTGGCAGCCTGCCGTCAAAAAGGTAAAAAGCTTAGTGAGCAGAAGGTGGTGTTTGTTGGTGCTGGATCTGCGGGCTGCGGTATTGCAGAGCAGATTATGATTCAGATGACCGCCGAGGGCTTAAGCGAGGAACAAGCGAAGAAACAGATCTTCATGGTCGACCGTTTTGGTTTGGTTATGGATACCATGGATGGTTTGCGTGACTTCCAACAGGCGCTGGCGCAGAAGACCAGCGATTTAAACGCGTGGGAATACAGTGGTGATTATCCGTCGCTGCTGGACGTTATGCATTGTGCCGAGCCTGACATTTTAATTGGTGTGTCAGGCCAGGCCGGGCTCTTCACCGAACAAGTTATTTCAACCATGGCAAAAAATGTCGAGCGTCCCATTATTTTTCCACTGAGTAACCCCTCCAGACACGTGGAAGCGCACCCTACAGATGTCCTGAAGTGGAGCGAAGGCCGGGCTATTGTGGCAACCGGAAGCCCGTTCGGAGAGGTGGAATATGATGGCCGTATTTACCCGATAGCGCAGTGCAATAACAGTTATATTTTCCCAGGCATTGGTCTTGGGGTGTTAGCGGTTAAATCTGAGCGGGTGAGTGATGAAATGCTGCGAGTGGCAAGTAAAACACTGGCGAATGCATCGCCCAGCGCTAATGGTAAAGGTGAAGCCTTATTGCCAGCTTTTAATGATTTAACTCAGCTAAGCAAAGACATTGCTTTTGCTGTGGGTAAAGTGGCTCAACAAGAGGGTTTAGCACTGGAAATTGATGAAGACACGCTTCGTGAGCGCATCGACAACAATTTCTGGAAACCGGAATACCGCTTCTACAAGCGCGTAAGTATTTAA
- a CDS encoding PLP-dependent aspartate aminotransferase family protein has protein sequence MTKRPFSPQSLLAQGGSHSDNENGVIIPPVYTSTTYLRDDDNQYRSGRVYSRADNPTYRPAEKLLAELENAADARLFASGMAAATAVFQALKPGDSVIAPKVMYWALRKWLQTFGVDSGLDVRFLDTTNLNKIRDAIAERKPTLIWLETPGNPLWTVTDIAAVANLAKECGALLAVDSTVATPLLTKPLDLGADIVMHSATKYLNGHSDVISGALAAREDNEFWKRLVAIRAQSGAVPGPQDAAQLLRGMRTLFLRVRESCQSALYIAEQLEQHPQVIEVLYPGLPSFAGHEIAVKQMQSGFGGMLSIRLAGGEKAAIAVAAKTQLWHRATSLGGVESLIEHRASIEGPDTPVPLDLLRLSVGIENADDLLNDLQRAIDLAHS, from the coding sequence ATGACGAAACGTCCTTTTTCGCCGCAATCACTCCTTGCTCAGGGTGGTAGTCACTCTGACAACGAGAATGGAGTAATTATCCCTCCAGTATACACATCAACGACTTATCTGCGTGATGACGACAATCAATATCGTAGCGGTCGGGTGTATTCAAGAGCTGACAACCCCACTTATCGCCCTGCAGAAAAGCTGTTGGCAGAATTAGAAAATGCGGCAGATGCACGCCTGTTCGCTTCGGGCATGGCCGCTGCTACCGCTGTTTTTCAGGCCTTAAAGCCAGGCGACTCGGTCATAGCTCCCAAGGTTATGTACTGGGCTTTGCGCAAATGGCTACAAACTTTTGGTGTCGATAGCGGACTGGATGTTCGGTTTCTCGATACCACCAATTTAAATAAAATACGCGACGCTATTGCGGAAAGAAAGCCTACGCTTATTTGGCTTGAAACGCCGGGCAACCCGCTTTGGACAGTTACCGATATCGCCGCCGTCGCTAACCTGGCAAAAGAATGTGGTGCCCTGCTTGCCGTTGATTCGACGGTGGCAACACCACTGCTGACCAAGCCATTGGATCTTGGCGCCGATATTGTCATGCACTCCGCGACTAAGTACCTAAACGGCCACTCCGATGTTATTTCCGGCGCACTGGCTGCTCGTGAAGATAACGAGTTCTGGAAACGCTTAGTGGCTATTCGTGCCCAGTCCGGAGCCGTTCCGGGGCCTCAGGACGCGGCGCAACTCTTGCGTGGCATGCGAACGCTGTTTTTACGGGTCCGGGAAAGTTGTCAAAGTGCATTATATATAGCAGAGCAGCTGGAGCAGCACCCGCAGGTTATTGAAGTTTTGTATCCCGGCTTGCCAAGCTTTGCCGGTCATGAAATAGCCGTTAAGCAAATGCAGAGCGGTTTTGGCGGTATGCTGTCTATTCGTTTAGCCGGTGGCGAAAAAGCGGCAATTGCGGTTGCAGCTAAAACTCAGCTCTGGCACCGCGCTACGTCATTAGGTGGCGTGGAAAGTCTGATTGAGCATCGCGCCAGCATTGAAGGCCCGGACACGCCGGTGCCGCTGGATTTATTGCGTTTATCGGTAGGCATTGAAAACGCCGATGACCTGCTAAACGATTTACAGCGGGCCATCGACTTAGCGCATTCTTAA
- the azu gene encoding azurin, producing the protein MRYIISALLGSMLFVANAAQANECELSIDSNDNMRFDTKEMSVPASCDEVTVTLHHTGKLDKKVMGHNWVLSEAGDMQSVVQQGMSAGMDNNYVPDSDAVIAATDVIGGGEQTSVTFSTEGMSADTDYKFFCTFPGHSAIMQGSFAIKE; encoded by the coding sequence ATGCGTTACATAATTTCCGCACTACTAGGCTCTATGTTGTTTGTCGCAAACGCCGCGCAGGCTAACGAATGTGAGCTCTCCATAGATAGCAATGACAACATGAGATTTGATACAAAAGAGATGTCCGTACCAGCTAGCTGTGACGAAGTAACAGTAACCCTTCATCACACGGGTAAACTGGATAAAAAAGTGATGGGTCACAACTGGGTACTGAGTGAAGCTGGTGACATGCAGTCTGTAGTACAACAAGGTATGTCAGCAGGTATGGATAATAACTATGTACCAGACTCTGATGCTGTAATTGCTGCAACCGACGTTATTGGTGGTGGTGAGCAAACGTCAGTGACGTTTTCAACAGAAGGTATGAGTGCAGATACTGATTATAAATTCTTCTGCACCTTCCCAGGCCACTCAGCAATTATGCAAGGCAGCTTTGCGATTAAAGAATAA
- a CDS encoding efflux RND transporter periplasmic adaptor subunit has translation MKFLLITFVLLLSLLGTGSQAQQFGSREALVITQPVTFERERNRVEAVGTAEAVRSITIYPAVGDRVVSVNFTPGEKVEKDQLLVELDARRQKVAVEQAQINLRDAERTVERLRSSREQGAVPQSELDNAILLRDLARVELENAKIELEDRFIRAPFTGIIGITDVEVGDRIDQQTAIATLDDRSTLLIDFRIPEAAVSLLQDGAELKVEPWRYSGTPVTAEIVELDSRINATSRMYRARAEISNDSDDFLPGTSFRTAIELAGEEFASIPEAALSWGVNNPFVWVVEDDKAHRVDVQIEQRLAGRVLVSGDIQRDDLLIVEGVQSLREGQPVTFDRTTLDAQEGIE, from the coding sequence ATGAAGTTTTTACTCATTACCTTTGTTCTTTTGTTGTCATTGCTTGGTACAGGTAGTCAGGCGCAACAATTTGGATCACGTGAAGCGCTGGTGATTACGCAGCCAGTCACCTTTGAGCGCGAACGCAATAGGGTAGAAGCAGTTGGTACAGCGGAAGCTGTGCGCTCCATTACCATATACCCTGCTGTTGGCGACAGAGTGGTCTCGGTAAATTTTACGCCGGGGGAAAAAGTTGAGAAAGACCAGCTATTGGTCGAGCTGGATGCCCGTCGCCAGAAAGTTGCAGTAGAACAAGCACAAATTAACCTGCGCGATGCAGAACGTACGGTAGAACGTTTACGTTCGAGCCGTGAGCAGGGAGCTGTTCCTCAGTCGGAACTGGATAACGCTATTTTATTAAGAGATTTAGCCCGGGTTGAACTGGAAAACGCCAAAATTGAGTTGGAAGACCGTTTTATCCGTGCGCCTTTTACCGGAATTATCGGTATTACTGACGTTGAAGTTGGTGACCGCATTGATCAACAAACGGCTATCGCCACTTTAGATGACCGTTCGACCTTATTAATTGATTTTCGTATTCCTGAAGCGGCGGTCTCGTTGTTACAGGACGGCGCAGAACTAAAAGTGGAGCCCTGGCGCTATTCTGGTACGCCGGTAACGGCTGAAATTGTTGAGCTGGACTCACGAATTAATGCCACTAGCCGTATGTACAGAGCTCGTGCAGAAATCAGTAACGACAGTGATGATTTTTTACCGGGAACGAGTTTCAGAACGGCCATAGAACTTGCCGGTGAAGAGTTCGCTTCAATACCTGAAGCGGCCTTATCCTGGGGGGTTAATAACCCATTCGTCTGGGTGGTTGAAGACGACAAAGCGCACCGAGTCGACGTGCAAATAGAACAGCGTTTGGCAGGACGTGTCTTGGTTTCAGGCGATATTCAACGTGATGATTTGCTTATAGTTGAAGGTGTTCAAAGCTTACGAGAAGGTCAGCCAGTGACTTTCGACAGAACCACACTTGATGCGCAAGAGGGCATTGAATAA
- a CDS encoding efflux RND transporter permease subunit, giving the protein MSDQQPNNQQDANDLPSVSIRRPVLIVVLNVLIAIAGLAALMGVEVRELPDVDRPVVGVSASLPGAAPETVDAEVTSILEGAAARVSGVESIQSSSEENSARISIEFRPGVDLDVVAAEVREAVNQVRRELPDDVEQINVRKADNDARSVLDIAVSSESLTQEELTRRLETDLSPAFLAINGVADVRLNGDRERVLRVDLDPLKLVSFGLSVTDVADALRLAPFDVPAGSLRSTDQRLIIRADATAITEEQVENIIVRDDTRVGDVAQAYFAPADAGSFVRLDGKPVVGLGVIRQAGSNTIEISDQALKVLERLRERFPDMEMRITNDDAQFIRTSVAEVVTTLAITIALVVVTLWVFIGSFRATIIPAFSIPVALFGAIAAIWLMGFSINILTLLALVLATGLIVDDAIVVTENIQRRRSMGLGSRAAAVLATREVFFAVVATTAVLVAVFVPIAFLPSTAGRLFREFGGVLAAAVVISSFVALSLVPAFTARLPKSAGQNNRFAGIGNAFKRFYKRTLRKALDFSWVVVVLSLLSAGGGALLYNEIDSELMPSEDRGAVRVFSRGPDGVGLKFMDRQARKLEEVLLEYKESGDIESIYTVVGQWDPNLVFITANLKPWEERDISQQEIINSIREPLSQVPGAPGRAFGDNSLNLRGQGGGLEMAITGENYDDIFRAAREFTAVVKERMPDLGDPNVSYQPTQPQLRVKIDRRRAAELGVSLNDISSTLRAAINGDDVADLNVGDQQIPVMLRTRNNLIQSPQDMQNLYVSSSSGDLVPISSVSEIIEEGVSAELERQAQRRAIEVDVQLPEGLPMSEVVEQLRAIAEEVLPSSMGLVFLGEAATFEDTSQEIAMTYILAFLIVLLVLAAQFESLNSAVVVMLTVPFGIAAAIYALFLTGTSMNIYSQIGLVMLIGLLAKNSVLLVEFADQLRDRGLAVREAIEEASLIRLRPIMMTLVSTVLGGLPLILSSGAGAEARNSIGWVVFGGLGLATLFTLYLTPVLYLWLARFTKPRADEAARLESEMEAARESGH; this is encoded by the coding sequence ATGTCAGATCAACAACCGAATAATCAGCAGGATGCGAACGACTTACCTTCGGTCTCTATTCGTCGTCCGGTATTGATTGTTGTTCTTAATGTTCTTATTGCTATAGCTGGTTTGGCTGCGCTTATGGGCGTAGAAGTACGTGAACTTCCGGATGTGGACAGACCCGTTGTTGGTGTAAGCGCGTCACTTCCGGGGGCCGCACCGGAAACAGTGGATGCCGAGGTCACCAGTATTCTGGAGGGAGCGGCAGCTCGTGTTTCGGGTGTAGAGTCAATCCAGTCTTCGAGTGAAGAAAATAGTGCGCGGATTTCTATTGAATTCCGTCCCGGAGTTGACTTGGATGTGGTGGCCGCGGAGGTTCGCGAAGCGGTCAATCAAGTGCGTCGGGAATTACCCGACGATGTTGAACAAATTAATGTTCGTAAAGCTGACAATGATGCGCGATCAGTTTTGGATATTGCGGTTAGCAGCGAGAGCCTGACTCAGGAAGAATTGACCCGCCGTCTGGAAACCGATTTGTCTCCGGCATTTTTAGCCATAAACGGTGTTGCCGATGTGCGCCTGAACGGCGACCGGGAACGCGTATTGCGGGTTGATCTTGATCCGCTCAAGCTCGTGAGTTTTGGTTTATCTGTAACGGATGTCGCTGATGCATTGCGCCTGGCGCCTTTTGACGTACCGGCTGGTAGTTTGCGCTCAACCGATCAGCGTCTGATTATTCGTGCAGATGCCACAGCCATTACGGAAGAGCAAGTAGAGAACATAATTGTTCGCGATGACACTCGTGTTGGTGATGTCGCACAGGCTTATTTTGCACCGGCTGATGCCGGCAGTTTTGTTCGACTGGATGGTAAACCGGTGGTTGGTTTGGGGGTAATACGCCAGGCGGGGTCTAATACCATTGAAATTTCTGATCAGGCGTTGAAGGTTCTTGAACGCCTGCGAGAGCGTTTCCCTGATATGGAAATGCGTATCACCAATGATGATGCGCAATTTATTCGTACATCAGTAGCTGAAGTAGTGACAACGCTCGCTATTACCATCGCTCTGGTTGTCGTTACTTTATGGGTATTCATTGGTTCATTCCGCGCGACTATTATTCCTGCGTTCTCCATTCCGGTTGCGTTGTTCGGTGCTATAGCCGCTATTTGGCTAATGGGATTTTCCATCAACATTTTGACCTTACTGGCGCTGGTACTGGCTACAGGCTTGATTGTTGATGATGCCATTGTGGTTACTGAGAATATTCAGCGACGCCGCAGCATGGGGCTTGGTAGCCGTGCTGCGGCCGTATTAGCCACCCGCGAAGTGTTTTTTGCGGTAGTGGCAACGACGGCGGTATTGGTTGCGGTTTTCGTCCCTATTGCGTTTTTACCCTCAACGGCGGGGCGTTTATTCCGCGAGTTTGGCGGTGTTCTTGCCGCGGCAGTGGTCATTTCTTCTTTTGTCGCTTTATCCCTGGTGCCGGCATTTACCGCTCGTTTGCCTAAATCAGCCGGGCAGAATAACCGGTTTGCAGGAATCGGCAATGCCTTTAAACGGTTCTATAAACGAACGCTGCGCAAAGCTCTTGACTTTAGCTGGGTTGTGGTGGTGTTATCGTTACTGTCTGCTGGCGGCGGAGCGTTGCTTTATAATGAAATTGACAGCGAACTTATGCCTAGTGAAGACCGCGGGGCGGTTCGGGTGTTCTCGCGCGGACCTGACGGTGTTGGTCTTAAGTTTATGGATCGTCAGGCACGTAAGCTGGAAGAAGTGCTGCTGGAATATAAAGAAAGTGGTGACATCGAGTCCATTTACACTGTTGTTGGCCAGTGGGACCCAAATCTGGTTTTCATTACAGCAAACCTTAAACCCTGGGAAGAGCGAGATATTAGCCAACAGGAAATCATTAATAGCATTCGGGAGCCATTGAGCCAGGTTCCGGGTGCGCCGGGACGCGCTTTTGGTGATAACAGCCTGAATTTAAGAGGTCAGGGCGGTGGCCTGGAAATGGCGATTACCGGCGAAAATTATGACGACATCTTTAGAGCTGCCCGTGAGTTTACTGCCGTAGTCAAAGAGCGGATGCCGGATTTGGGTGACCCGAATGTCTCCTACCAACCCACGCAACCACAATTACGGGTGAAAATTGATCGTCGCCGCGCTGCAGAACTTGGAGTTTCCTTAAATGACATATCTTCTACTCTGCGTGCTGCTATAAATGGTGATGATGTCGCTGACTTAAACGTGGGAGACCAGCAAATTCCGGTTATGTTGCGCACGCGCAATAATTTAATTCAGTCGCCACAAGATATGCAAAACCTTTATGTGTCCTCCAGTAGTGGCGATTTGGTACCCATTTCCAGCGTTTCAGAAATTATTGAAGAGGGTGTGTCTGCAGAGTTGGAACGTCAGGCACAGCGGCGCGCGATAGAAGTTGATGTGCAACTGCCTGAAGGTTTGCCGATGTCGGAAGTTGTAGAGCAGTTGCGTGCTATTGCCGAAGAAGTTTTGCCCAGCAGCATGGGGCTGGTATTTTTAGGCGAAGCCGCAACATTTGAGGATACCTCGCAGGAAATAGCTATGACCTATATTCTGGCGTTCCTGATTGTCTTGTTGGTACTCGCGGCTCAGTTTGAATCATTAAACAGTGCGGTGGTTGTTATGCTGACCGTACCTTTCGGCATTGCCGCAGCTATCTACGCCTTGTTCCTGACGGGCACCTCCATGAACATTTACTCACAGATTGGATTGGTGATGCTGATTGGTCTGCTGGCGAAAAACTCTGTATTGCTGGTTGAGTTTGCCGACCAGCTGCGTGACCGAGGGCTCGCTGTTCGTGAGGCGATAGAAGAAGCTTCACTCATACGTTTACGGCCCATAATGATGACTCTGGTATCAACGGTTCTGGGTGGCCTGCCACTCATTCTGTCTTCTGGTGCGGGGGCCGAAGCGCGTAATTCAATTGGCTGGGTTGTTTTCGGTGGCTTAGGGCTGGCAACTCTGTTTACGCTTTACCTGACGCCTGTGCTTTATTTGTGGTTAGCACGCTTTACTAAACCTCGAGCGGATGAAGCGGCTCGTCTGGAAAGTGAAATGGAAGCAGCGAGAGAAAGCGGCCATTAA
- a CDS encoding TerB family tellurite resistance protein, protein MLKALQNFFQNNTAAEQVSLDKADGMTNDAFLSLVLMTEISLADGKLSDDERQHLLHELENEYEIKGEQAENAIKKAVTAVKEASSLHEFTSQLKALAYEKRVELLESLWIVAYADGELDPHEESMLRKLADLLYIGHADYIRTKLNVMDS, encoded by the coding sequence ATGCTTAAAGCTCTGCAAAACTTTTTTCAAAACAATACTGCCGCTGAACAAGTCAGTCTGGATAAGGCTGATGGCATGACAAACGATGCATTCCTTTCACTGGTATTAATGACTGAAATTAGTCTTGCCGACGGTAAGTTATCAGACGACGAACGTCAGCATCTTTTACATGAGCTTGAGAACGAATATGAGATTAAGGGTGAGCAAGCGGAAAACGCTATAAAAAAAGCCGTAACAGCAGTAAAAGAAGCGTCATCATTACATGAGTTCACCTCTCAGCTAAAAGCTCTCGCCTACGAAAAACGTGTTGAATTACTGGAAAGCTTATGGATAGTTGCCTACGCTGATGGCGAACTTGACCCTCATGAGGAAAGCATGTTGCGCAAACTGGCAGACCTGCTCTACATTGGTCACGCGGACTATATTCGAACCAAATTAAACGTCATGGACTCTTAA